The Zonotrichia albicollis isolate bZonAlb1 chromosome 6, bZonAlb1.hap1, whole genome shotgun sequence genome window below encodes:
- the LOC102074559 gene encoding prolactin-releasing peptide receptor-like: MAQLPNDSWHNDSALIFTGLDLLLELKPLFIPLYATLVVVACIGNLFLILLIALTKKLHCTTNFLIGNLAVADFIMCLACVPLTVSYAFEERGWLFGMFMCHFVTLLQAATVFVSVLSLTAIAIDRYVVVAYPIRRRIGRRACAGLVACIWLLSIAASVPTSLHTHYLDLNAIGHDMIICEEFWKHEERQRLLYSCLMLLLSYMLPLLAVSVSFCAITYHLRRRNVPGAAFHCRDKWTRTKHKTFRVLTISVVCFAVCWLPLQVVNFIRDIDEEFTILDKRYVNVIQVSCHLIAMSSACYNPFIYASLHDKFWSHLSGYFYRKKQSSRSTSCKASRFNTCSTLADAPTGASDKIALQSRLP; the protein is encoded by the coding sequence ATGGCTCAGCTGCCCAATGACTCCTGGCACAACGACTCAGCCCTGATCTTCACGGGCCTGGacctgctcctggagctgaagCCGCTCTTCATCCCGCTCTACGCCACGCTGGTGGTGGTGGCGTGCATCGGGaacctcttcctcatcctcctcatcgcCCTCACCAAGAAGCTGCACTGCACCACCAACTTCCTGATCGGGAACCTGGCCGTGGCCGACTTCATCATGTGCCTGGCCTGCGTCCCCCTCACCGTGTCCTACGCCTTCGAGGAGCGGGGCTGGCTCTTCGGCATGTTCATGTGCCACTTTGTCACCCTGCTGCAGGCCGCCACCGTCTTCGTGTCGGTGCTGTCCCTCACGGCCATCGCCATCGACCGCTACGTGGTGGTGGCGTACCCCATCCGCAGGCGGATCGGCCGCAGGGCCTGCGCCGGCCTCGTGGCCTGCATTTGGCTGCTCTCCATCGCGGCCTCCGTGCCCACCTCGCTGCACACCCACTACCTGGACCTCAACGCCATCGGCCACGACATGATCATCTGCGAGGAGTTCTGGAAGCACGAGGAGAGGCAGCGGCTGCTGTACTCGTGcctgatgctgctgctctcctaCATGCTCCCGCTGCTGGCCGTGTCCGTCTCCTTCTGTGCCATCACCTACCACCTGCGCAGGAGGAACGTGCCGGGCGCCGCCTTTCACTGCCGGGACAAGTGGACCAGGACCAAGCACAAGACCTTCCGCGTGCTCACCATCTCCGTGGTCTGCTTTGCCGTCTgctggctgcccctgcaggtgGTCAACTTCATCCGGGACATTGACGAGGAGTTCACCATCCTGGACAAGAGGTACGTCAACGTCATCCAGGTCTCGTGCCACCTGATCGCCATGAGCTCTGCCTGCTACAACCCCTTCATCTATGCCTCCCTCCACGACAAGTTCTGGTCCCACCTCAGCGGCTACTTCTACCGCAAgaagcagagctccaggagcacgTCCTGCAAGGCTTCCCGCTTCAACACCTGCTCCACCCTGGCAGATGCTCCCACCGGGGCCTCGGACAAGATAGCTTTGCAGTCCAGGTTACCTTGA